One stretch of Pirellulales bacterium DNA includes these proteins:
- a CDS encoding glycosyltransferase family 39 protein, whose translation MARSARIDKSWLRIFGGVLLSLHIWVELSLIQNMSVTYNEASHITAGLACWYAEDYDLYNVNPPLPRMLATSLLLDRADISLAFIHRIQKDSAVRQENVLGRLFADTNALGFHHLVCRARLAGLFWITLGGVIVWRWSHRLFGASAGLFALTLWTFEPTLSAHGALVTADMPATAATIAAAYCLWIFTCSKRIRDGVIAGIVLGIALLTKFTVLLLAPLFAVICAHHALSALRDAQSEIRDVHRASYLFGCALLCIVALIVVNAGYGFQNVCSPIRSFSPQSSLFSKCFTFIPQRGVVESLPCPLPSAYLNGLDVQQRDFEQGLYSYLNGCRRQNGWWYYYLVAFSVKSPLGHLIILVVSLGTIIYKRMSIPSLLWATPLVIFTAASCKTGYTNHLRYILPAYPFYCVLAGVLFAEQNQRLRRCALVAGLLGVSISIASCCYHYPNWLGYFNETVGGPQNGWKYLADSNVDWGQDWLELKRWLDRNSRTTAIHVALAGVVDPAIYLEARYPLPHAGMGGIAIVDAHNLMLDYSWLMDQQLVSRIGTSIFVFKVNP comes from the coding sequence ATGGCGCGCTCGGCACGAATCGACAAGTCATGGCTTCGGATCTTTGGAGGAGTCTTGCTGTCCCTCCACATCTGGGTTGAACTCTCTTTAATCCAGAACATGTCGGTAACCTATAACGAGGCCAGTCACATTACCGCTGGGTTGGCATGTTGGTACGCTGAGGACTACGACCTTTACAATGTTAATCCTCCGTTACCACGAATGCTCGCAACGTCCCTGCTATTGGATCGTGCAGATATCTCGCTTGCATTCATTCATCGAATACAAAAGGATTCGGCGGTTCGCCAAGAGAATGTGCTCGGGCGGCTTTTTGCTGATACAAATGCACTCGGCTTTCATCATCTTGTGTGTCGAGCTCGATTGGCCGGCCTCTTTTGGATTACCCTCGGAGGGGTAATCGTATGGCGTTGGTCGCACCGTCTATTTGGCGCATCTGCTGGCTTGTTCGCGCTTACTCTTTGGACCTTTGAGCCGACACTTAGCGCTCACGGTGCTTTGGTAACTGCAGATATGCCTGCCACTGCCGCTACGATCGCTGCGGCATACTGTCTGTGGATATTTACTTGCAGCAAGAGGATTCGAGACGGAGTGATCGCAGGTATTGTGCTAGGGATTGCGCTACTGACCAAATTTACTGTCTTACTACTCGCGCCGCTCTTTGCAGTCATCTGCGCACATCACGCGCTCTCAGCGCTCCGTGACGCACAGAGTGAGATTAGAGATGTTCATAGGGCGTCTTACCTGTTCGGTTGTGCCTTGCTGTGTATCGTTGCGCTGATCGTCGTCAATGCAGGATACGGGTTCCAAAACGTTTGTAGCCCCATTCGAAGCTTCTCGCCACAAAGCAGTCTATTCTCAAAATGCTTCACGTTTATACCGCAAAGGGGCGTAGTCGAATCACTGCCTTGTCCGCTTCCATCAGCCTATTTGAACGGTCTCGACGTTCAACAAAGAGATTTTGAACAAGGCTTGTACTCCTATTTGAACGGCTGTCGGCGCCAAAATGGGTGGTGGTACTACTATCTCGTCGCATTTTCCGTGAAGTCCCCGTTGGGGCATCTGATCATTCTAGTTGTGTCGCTAGGTACCATAATATACAAGCGTATGTCTATTCCGTCGTTGTTGTGGGCAACGCCGTTGGTCATATTTACGGCTGCGTCATGCAAGACCGGCTACACGAACCATCTTCGGTATATCTTGCCCGCATACCCTTTCTACTGCGTGCTTGCGGGAGTGCTGTTTGCCGAGCAGAACCAACGCTTGCGCCGCTGTGCACTCGTTGCGGGCTTGCTCGGCGTGTCGATCTCCATAGCGAGTTGTTGTTATCACTACCCGAACTGGCTCGGATACTTCAACGAAACGGTCGGGGGTCCACAAAATGGATGGAAATATCTTGCAGACAGCAACGTAGATTGGGGACAAGATTGGCTGGAACTCAAAAGATGGCTGGATCGCAACTCACGAACAACGGCGATACACGTCGCACTAGCCGGTGTAGTTGATCCCGCGATATATCTTGAGGCACGTTACCCATTGCCACATGCTGGCATGGGCGGCATCGCCATCGTGGATGCGCATAATCTGATGCTCGATTACTCCTGGCTAATGGATCAGCAATTGGTATCGCGAATTGGTACATCGATATTTGTATTTAAGGTGAACCCGTGA
- a CDS encoding DUF1559 domain-containing protein — MPQRTKPSAGFTLVEVLLVIAIISLLVTLSIPAIQSAREAARRTQCMNNLHQYGLAVASFESQNGHFPSSLTISINGKSLEDSEWALHTYMADLLPHFEQVGLAAQYDFSQMFCSKSNLPVISTALPFAICPSGPSRDLDFKSTFVPSLMFSRTVRENKLAGPLLKYLDGKYTATYQGALADYTIALGADKGIAERSGYALPKSAVYGLESMFPFPVATTQDLASKVLALYSGGGSTEISRGLSAAEITDGLSNTFTMIEIAGRPEHWLKGGRYQADEPLDRPWADPRSLQQLKTVGSDTKLVQADNREGLFSFHAQTVNVLFADGHVQSIDFDVDAKLMLSWMTPAQSDPLGGKTP, encoded by the coding sequence ATGCCACAAAGGACGAAGCCATCTGCCGGGTTTACGCTGGTCGAAGTGCTACTCGTTATCGCCATCATTTCGCTCCTAGTGACATTGAGCATTCCCGCCATTCAATCCGCGCGCGAGGCGGCACGCCGAACGCAATGTATGAACAACTTGCATCAGTACGGATTGGCGGTCGCGAGCTTTGAATCTCAGAACGGTCACTTCCCATCGAGTCTGACGATTTCGATTAACGGCAAATCTTTAGAGGATTCTGAATGGGCGCTGCACACGTACATGGCTGATCTGCTTCCACATTTTGAGCAAGTGGGTCTCGCGGCCCAATATGATTTCAGTCAGATGTTCTGTTCGAAGAGCAACTTGCCGGTGATTTCGACGGCACTCCCTTTCGCAATCTGTCCGTCCGGTCCCAGTCGTGACCTGGATTTTAAAAGCACCTTCGTCCCCTCGCTCATGTTTTCCAGGACCGTGCGCGAAAATAAATTAGCCGGTCCGCTTCTAAAGTATCTCGACGGTAAATACACGGCAACTTATCAAGGGGCATTGGCGGACTACACCATTGCACTTGGTGCGGACAAGGGGATCGCCGAGCGAAGTGGCTATGCGCTGCCAAAGAGTGCAGTCTATGGCCTGGAGAGCATGTTCCCATTTCCCGTCGCGACTACGCAAGACTTGGCGAGCAAGGTTCTCGCGTTATATTCCGGTGGGGGCTCAACTGAAATCAGTCGAGGCTTGTCAGCCGCCGAAATCACCGACGGATTGTCGAATACGTTCACGATGATCGAGATCGCTGGCCGTCCAGAACACTGGCTGAAGGGGGGCCGCTACCAAGCAGATGAGCCACTTGATCGGCCGTGGGCCGATCCACGTAGTTTGCAACAATTGAAGACCGTCGGCTCAGATACAAAACTCGTGCAAGCCGACAATCGCGAAGGATTGTTCAGCTTCCATGCGCAAACGGTGAACGTACTCTTTGCCGACGGCCATGTTCAGTCTATCGATTTCGATGTGGATGCCAAATTGATGTTGAGTTGGATGACGCCGGCTCAATCCGATCCACTCGGCGGCAAGACTCCGTAA